The window CAAAAGGACCAGGTTTTAGGAGTGAAATATGGCAATTTTACGGGTTTTGCTGATTGACGACGAAGAAGAGTTGGTTTTTACTCTGGCAGAGCGGCTGATACTCCGTGGCATTGAGGTTGAAGGTGTAACCAGTGGAGCTGATGCCATCAAGCGCGTCCAGGAGAAAAAATTTGATGTGGCGGTTCTGGATATGAAAATGCCGGGTATAGGGGGGTTGGAGGTGATGAAAAGGATCAGGAGAGAACGGGAGGGGATAAAGTTTATCCTCATGACCGGTCGGGGATCCCCCGAGGAGGGAGAGGAGGGGATACGAGAGGGAGCCTTTGCCTATCTCGTAAAGCCAATCAACATCGAGGATTTGATGGAGAAAATGATGGAGGCGGTAAGTGTCTGAAGAAAAACTTTTGCGGGAAAAGGGTCTGGCCTTCTTTGGAAGTATTACGGCAAGTTTTTCTCATGAGATAAATAATGTCATGACCATTATCAATGAGCTTGCCGGTCTCATGGACGATCTCCTCCGGGTCGGGCAGCAGGGACATCCGCCGCAACTTGAGAGGCTCAGAGGGATTTCCGAGAGGATCGGCACGCAGGTAAAACGGGGGGAGGAAATGATCAAACGCCTCAACCGTTTTGCCCATACGCTGGATGAAACGGTGAAGACCATTGACCTGAGGGACCTTCTTGAGGATTTAATCGCCCTTTCGGAGCGTCCCCGTACCCTGAGAAGCGCCCGCCTG of the Syntrophales bacterium genome contains:
- a CDS encoding response regulator, with amino-acid sequence MAILRVLLIDDEEELVFTLAERLILRGIEVEGVTSGADAIKRVQEKKFDVAVLDMKMPGIGGLEVMKRIRREREGIKFILMTGRGSPEEGEEGIREGAFAYLVKPINIEDLMEKMMEAVSV